In the genome of Nocardioides seonyuensis, one region contains:
- a CDS encoding NAD(P)/FAD-dependent oxidoreductase — translation MTTTAVIGAGVSGLTAAHVLAGSRDVTLFEADGRLGGHAHTHDVPSGAGGLLAVDSGFIVHNERTYPHLLRLFRELGVETRPTEMSMSVTCSSCGLSYAGGRGAGGILAQPWRAADPRFLRTLSEVPRFHRAARALLATEGAETTWGEFLAEGGYSDHFVHHFAVPLVSCVWSSADADALAYPARHLFQFLDHHGMLSVKGSPTWRTVVGGSRVYVERLAALLPDVRRSSPVVAVTRHADGVDVMTAGGEVSTFDQVVVATHADQALALLADATAQEKQDLDAITYSVNHTVLHRDESLLPARRAARASWNHRTSCGGPLADRGVTVSYWMNRLQGLPAGDDLVVTLNGAGLVDPSKVVAEMSYAHPVFTTEAVAAAQRLRSAGGERLAFAGAHLGWGFHEDGCRSGVEAAASLGVSW, via the coding sequence ATGACCACCACGGCCGTCATCGGCGCAGGCGTCTCAGGGCTGACCGCCGCCCACGTCCTGGCGGGCAGCCGCGACGTCACCCTCTTCGAGGCGGACGGCCGTCTCGGCGGCCACGCCCACACCCACGACGTCCCCTCGGGCGCGGGCGGCCTGCTCGCGGTCGACAGCGGGTTCATCGTCCACAACGAACGCACCTACCCCCACCTGCTCCGGCTCTTCCGCGAGCTCGGGGTGGAGACCCGGCCGACCGAGATGAGCATGAGCGTCACCTGCTCCTCGTGCGGCCTGTCCTACGCCGGCGGCCGCGGCGCGGGCGGCATCCTCGCCCAGCCCTGGCGCGCCGCCGACCCACGGTTCCTTCGCACCCTCAGCGAGGTGCCGCGCTTCCACCGGGCCGCGCGGGCGCTGCTGGCCACCGAGGGCGCCGAGACGACCTGGGGCGAGTTCCTCGCCGAGGGCGGCTACTCCGACCACTTCGTCCACCACTTCGCCGTACCCCTCGTCTCCTGCGTGTGGTCCTCGGCCGACGCCGACGCGCTGGCCTACCCCGCGCGCCACCTCTTCCAGTTCCTGGACCACCACGGGATGCTCAGCGTGAAGGGCTCGCCGACCTGGCGGACCGTCGTGGGAGGGTCTCGCGTCTACGTCGAGCGGCTGGCCGCGCTGCTCCCCGACGTACGACGCTCGTCCCCGGTCGTGGCCGTGACGCGGCACGCCGACGGGGTGGACGTGATGACCGCCGGCGGCGAGGTGTCGACCTTCGACCAGGTCGTCGTGGCGACCCACGCCGACCAGGCGCTGGCGCTGCTCGCGGACGCCACGGCGCAGGAGAAGCAGGACCTCGACGCCATCACCTACTCCGTCAACCACACCGTCCTCCACCGGGACGAGTCGTTGCTGCCGGCCCGTCGGGCCGCGCGGGCGTCCTGGAACCACCGCACCAGCTGCGGTGGCCCTCTCGCGGATCGTGGTGTGACGGTGAGCTACTGGATGAACCGCCTGCAGGGCCTGCCCGCTGGCGACGACCTGGTCGTCACGCTCAACGGAGCCGGCCTGGTCGACCCCTCCAAGGTCGTCGCCGAGATGAGCTACGCCCACCCCGTATTCACCACCGAGGCGGTGGCTGCCGCGCAGCGTCTGCGGTCGGCGGGTGGCGAGCGCCTCGCCTTCGCCGGCGCCCACCTGGGCTGGGGATTCCACGAGGACGGCTGCCGCTCCGGCGTGGAGGCTGCCGCGTCCCTGGGTGTCAGCTGGTGA
- a CDS encoding SRPBCC family protein, which produces MEIRRTMTVSRPHDEVFAYLQDFTTTTEWDPGTVSTTLVSGDGGVGTRYHNVSKFLGRETELTYVVEEVQAPRTLRLRGENKTVVAHDTMTLMPTASGGTELTYHARFDFKGLARLVAPLMAPAFKRLGDEAEQRLLDVLGDAGR; this is translated from the coding sequence GTGGAGATCCGACGCACGATGACTGTCAGCCGTCCGCACGACGAGGTCTTCGCCTACCTCCAGGACTTCACGACGACGACCGAGTGGGACCCGGGCACGGTCTCCACCACGCTGGTGTCCGGCGACGGCGGCGTCGGTACGCGCTACCACAACGTGTCGAAGTTCCTGGGTCGCGAGACCGAGCTCACCTACGTGGTCGAGGAGGTCCAGGCGCCACGCACCCTGCGGCTGAGGGGCGAGAACAAGACGGTCGTCGCCCATGACACGATGACCCTGATGCCGACCGCTTCAGGAGGGACCGAGCTGACCTACCACGCACGGTTCGACTTCAAGGGTCTTGCTCGCCTGGTCGCGCCACTCATGGCTCCCGCCTTCAAGCGACTCGGGGACGAGGCCGAGCAGCGGCTGCTCGACGTCCTCGGCGACGCAGGTCGCTGA
- a CDS encoding MerR family transcriptional regulator, translating into MYTIKRAAEQVGVSVSTLRSWERRYGIGSPQRTDSGYRLYDEHAVRELSIMQALITEGWSVRAAAEEALRRAAAPVERVPRPSDQSLVAMAESYDVASLTALLDERFSTASFESAVDGWLMPSLQDLGSAWEAGRVSVAGEHLVSYSIARRLSASYDAAGGNVLGASTPNVVVGLPPGSRHELGLLSFATAARRLGLATTYLGADVPVSAWQAAVAARPVACAVLALSDDADVDALYQVVSAISAARPGTIVAVGGSAQDSAPPECLRLGHQVGPAAVLLAERLGSLAAKRAAT; encoded by the coding sequence ATGTACACCATCAAGCGTGCCGCCGAGCAGGTCGGCGTGAGCGTCTCGACGTTGAGGTCCTGGGAGCGTCGCTACGGGATCGGGTCGCCGCAACGGACCGACTCCGGCTACCGGCTCTACGACGAGCACGCCGTGCGCGAGCTCAGCATCATGCAGGCCCTGATCACAGAGGGATGGTCGGTGCGAGCCGCGGCGGAGGAGGCCCTCCGTCGTGCGGCGGCTCCCGTCGAGAGAGTGCCGCGCCCCTCCGACCAGTCGCTCGTGGCGATGGCGGAGTCCTACGACGTGGCCAGCCTGACTGCCCTCCTCGACGAGAGGTTCAGCACGGCTTCGTTCGAGTCCGCGGTCGACGGGTGGCTGATGCCCTCGTTGCAGGACCTCGGCAGCGCCTGGGAGGCGGGCCGGGTGAGCGTGGCCGGGGAGCACCTCGTCTCCTACAGCATTGCTCGTCGGCTGTCCGCGTCCTACGACGCCGCGGGGGGCAACGTCCTCGGTGCCTCCACACCCAACGTCGTGGTGGGTCTGCCCCCCGGATCACGGCACGAGCTCGGCCTCCTGTCGTTCGCGACTGCTGCGCGCCGACTCGGCCTGGCCACGACCTATCTCGGCGCCGACGTCCCCGTGAGTGCGTGGCAGGCAGCCGTGGCCGCGCGGCCGGTCGCCTGCGCGGTGCTGGCCCTGTCGGACGACGCCGATGTCGACGCGCTCTACCAGGTTGTCTCCGCGATCTCGGCGGCACGACCCGGCACGATCGTGGCCGTGGGTGGCAGCGCCCAGGACTCGGCCCCGCCCGAGTGCCTGCGCCTCGGCCATCAGGTGGGACCGGCTGCTGTCCTGCTCGCCGAACGTCTGGGGAGCCTGGCAGCCAAGCGGGCCGCGACGTAG
- a CDS encoding phosphodiesterase yields MAAHPLSRAAGALPGAALAAAAGVTGALRRDKALHPQGRLGAGTLQITRPDPTLGPPVLAGVGDHPCELRWSRAMGLPTSWPDIEGLALRLPGLGVQGDADLLFASTGEHAWSRYLLTLRPPRVYGVLTTLLPVRAAGGPLTFRLVPGSGAGGEVPPASYDLEVARGTGSWHAVGRIDAEWSEVDTTERYDPVTHALAGTEQYPLVSAMREPAYVAARLAARLPRRSASRTAAGPT; encoded by the coding sequence ATGGCTGCGCACCCTCTCTCGCGCGCAGCGGGCGCGCTGCCCGGCGCCGCACTGGCGGCAGCCGCCGGGGTGACTGGAGCCCTGCGCCGCGACAAGGCGCTGCACCCCCAGGGGCGGCTGGGCGCCGGCACCCTGCAGATCACCAGGCCCGACCCCACCCTCGGCCCTCCGGTGCTCGCGGGCGTCGGGGACCATCCGTGCGAGCTGCGGTGGTCGCGTGCGATGGGTCTCCCCACGAGCTGGCCCGACATCGAGGGCCTCGCCCTCCGCCTGCCGGGCCTCGGCGTGCAGGGCGATGCCGACCTGCTGTTCGCCAGCACGGGCGAGCACGCGTGGTCGCGCTACCTGCTCACGCTGCGGCCGCCTCGGGTGTACGGCGTGCTGACGACCTTGCTGCCCGTCCGAGCCGCAGGTGGTCCCCTGACGTTCCGTCTGGTCCCGGGGAGCGGAGCAGGCGGTGAGGTCCCGCCGGCGTCGTACGACCTCGAGGTCGCGCGAGGCACCGGCTCCTGGCACGCGGTAGGCCGCATCGACGCAGAGTGGTCCGAGGTCGACACGACCGAGCGCTACGACCCGGTCACCCACGCCCTGGCCGGGACCGAGCAGTACCCGCTGGTCTCGGCGATGCGCGAACCGGCCTACGTCGCGGCCCGCTTGGCTGCCAGGCTCCCCAGACGTTCGGCGAGCAGGACAGCAGCCGGTCCCACCTGA
- a CDS encoding zinc-dependent alcohol dehydrogenase, translated as MKALTWHGKRDVRVEEVPDPRIEEPTDAIIKVTSTAICGSDLHLYEVLGPFLTPGDILGHETMGIVEEVGSGVENLQPGDRVVVPFNISCGSCFMCDRGLFAQCETTQVRELGKGARLFGYTSLYGAVPGGQAEYLRVPQAHFGPIKVPEEHPDERWLFLSDILPTAWQAVEYADVEPGGTLAVLGLGPVGQLAVRCARAMDVERVIGVDPVPERRALAAKYGAEVLDPADVGDVAEALIEMTSGRGPEGVVDAVGMEAHGSPVAKVAQSAVGLLPDAVARPLTDKMAIDRLSVLRAALKGVRRGGTVSISGVYGGEVDPLPLMEMFDRGIQVRMGQCHVKRWIDELMPHVQDEADPLGTQDLTTHRVPLSEAPRMYELFQKKEDGCIKVVLEP; from the coding sequence ATGAAGGCACTGACCTGGCACGGCAAGCGCGACGTCCGAGTGGAGGAAGTGCCCGATCCACGGATCGAGGAGCCGACCGACGCGATCATCAAGGTCACCTCGACCGCGATCTGTGGTTCGGACCTCCACCTCTATGAAGTGCTCGGACCCTTCCTCACCCCGGGCGACATCCTCGGGCACGAGACCATGGGCATCGTCGAGGAGGTGGGCAGCGGCGTCGAGAACCTCCAGCCGGGTGACCGCGTGGTGGTGCCGTTCAACATCTCCTGCGGCTCCTGCTTCATGTGCGACCGCGGACTCTTCGCGCAGTGCGAGACCACGCAGGTGCGCGAGCTGGGCAAGGGTGCGCGCCTGTTCGGCTACACCTCCCTCTACGGAGCCGTCCCCGGCGGCCAGGCGGAGTACCTCCGCGTCCCCCAGGCGCACTTCGGCCCGATCAAGGTGCCCGAGGAGCACCCCGACGAGCGCTGGCTCTTCCTCTCCGACATCCTTCCGACCGCGTGGCAGGCCGTGGAGTACGCCGACGTCGAGCCCGGCGGCACACTCGCGGTCCTCGGTCTCGGACCCGTCGGACAGCTCGCGGTGCGCTGTGCCCGCGCCATGGACGTGGAGCGTGTCATCGGCGTCGACCCCGTCCCCGAGAGGCGGGCTCTGGCAGCCAAGTACGGCGCCGAGGTCCTCGACCCGGCCGACGTGGGTGACGTCGCCGAGGCCCTCATCGAGATGACGAGCGGTCGCGGACCGGAGGGCGTGGTCGACGCCGTCGGGATGGAGGCGCACGGCTCGCCGGTCGCAAAGGTCGCCCAGAGCGCGGTCGGGCTGCTCCCTGACGCCGTCGCCAGGCCGTTGACCGACAAGATGGCCATCGATCGCCTGTCGGTGCTCCGCGCGGCGCTCAAGGGAGTGCGGCGGGGCGGCACGGTCTCGATCAGCGGGGTCTACGGAGGCGAGGTCGATCCGCTGCCGCTGATGGAGATGTTCGACCGCGGCATCCAGGTCCGGATGGGCCAGTGCCACGTCAAGAGATGGATCGACGAGCTGATGCCCCACGTCCAGGACGAGGCCGACCCCCTCGGCACCCAGGACCTGACCACCCACAGGGTTCCGCTCTCGGAGGCGCCGCGGATGTACGAGCTGTTCCAGAAGAAGGAGGACGGCTGCATCAAGGTCGTCCTCGAGCCCTGA
- a CDS encoding potassium channel family protein produces MGKHRTNGVVVIGLGRFGRSLALELVAQGEEVLGIDGDPKIVAALAGRLTHVVEADSTNEDAMRQLSVGEFSRAVIGVGTNLEVSILSASIALELGVQNVWAKAISASHAKILEKLGVHHVVRPEHDMGKRVAHLVRGEEILDYIEFDEGYAFAKSPAPRALHGRSLQGYGVRQEFGITVVAVKRLGQTFAYATPESVIREGDQVVVSGPADKVEAFCNLR; encoded by the coding sequence TTGGGTAAGCACCGCACGAACGGAGTCGTCGTGATCGGCCTGGGCCGCTTCGGGCGCTCCCTCGCACTGGAACTCGTCGCGCAGGGTGAGGAGGTCCTCGGCATCGATGGCGACCCCAAGATCGTCGCCGCCCTCGCTGGCAGGCTCACCCATGTGGTCGAGGCCGACTCCACCAACGAGGACGCGATGCGCCAGCTCTCGGTCGGAGAGTTCTCCCGGGCAGTGATCGGCGTGGGCACCAACCTCGAGGTCAGCATCCTGTCCGCATCGATCGCTCTCGAGCTCGGCGTCCAGAACGTCTGGGCCAAGGCGATCAGCGCGTCCCACGCCAAGATCCTCGAAAAGCTCGGCGTCCACCACGTCGTCCGCCCCGAGCACGACATGGGCAAGCGGGTCGCGCACCTCGTGCGCGGCGAGGAGATCCTCGACTACATCGAGTTCGACGAGGGCTACGCCTTCGCCAAGTCGCCGGCTCCGCGGGCCCTGCACGGCCGCAGCCTCCAGGGATACGGCGTCCGCCAGGAGTTCGGGATCACCGTCGTCGCAGTGAAACGTCTCGGTCAGACCTTCGCGTACGCCACACCCGAGAGCGTCATCCGTGAAGGCGACCAGGTTGTGGTGTCCGGACCGGCGGACAAGGTCGAGGCCTTCTGCAACCTTCGCTGA
- a CDS encoding TrkH family potassium uptake protein, whose translation MRARRDVLAEGRARRAWLRHPAQLVVAGFLVAILAGTLLLMLPLARSGPGGTGFLTALFHATSAVCVTGLVTVDTPVYWSTFGEVLILALIQVGGFGIMTLASLLAMLVWRRLGLRSRMTAAVETKAIGIGEVRTVIRGVLVITVVIELLTATLLTFRFALAYDEGWGRAAYLGVFHAVSAFNNAGFALYSDSLIGFVDDPWVCLPIALAVIAGGLGFPVWLELIRHGAVWRAWSLHTTMTVSTTVVLLVVGTVFVTANEWGNPGTLGSLDTPGRILAGFFHSVMPRTAGFNAIDYAQARDGTLLGTSALMFIGGGSAGTAGGIKITTFVLLFWVIWAEARGERDVEVHGRRIDDRAIRQALTVALLGVGAVMTATLALVEMTDHALDLVLFEAVSAFATVGLSAGITDDLPAAGQLILIGLMFLGRLGPITLVSALALRERGRLYRLPEGRPLIG comes from the coding sequence ATGAGGGCCCGCCGCGACGTCCTCGCTGAGGGCAGGGCCAGACGTGCCTGGCTGCGTCATCCGGCGCAGCTCGTGGTTGCGGGTTTCCTCGTCGCGATCCTGGCCGGCACGCTGTTGCTGATGCTCCCTCTTGCCCGTAGCGGGCCCGGCGGTACGGGCTTCCTCACCGCCCTCTTCCATGCCACCAGTGCCGTGTGCGTGACCGGCCTCGTCACCGTGGACACGCCGGTCTACTGGTCGACTTTCGGCGAGGTGCTCATCCTGGCCCTGATCCAGGTCGGTGGATTCGGGATCATGACGCTGGCCTCGTTGCTTGCGATGCTGGTGTGGCGCCGGCTCGGTCTGCGCTCGCGGATGACCGCAGCGGTCGAGACGAAGGCGATCGGCATCGGCGAGGTCCGCACCGTGATCCGCGGGGTCCTGGTGATCACCGTTGTCATCGAGCTCCTCACCGCCACGTTGCTCACGTTCCGATTCGCCCTGGCGTACGACGAGGGCTGGGGGCGGGCGGCCTACCTGGGCGTGTTCCACGCGGTGTCGGCGTTCAACAACGCCGGCTTCGCGCTCTACAGCGACAGCCTGATCGGTTTCGTCGATGACCCGTGGGTGTGCCTGCCCATCGCGCTCGCGGTGATCGCCGGTGGCCTCGGGTTCCCGGTATGGCTCGAGCTCATCCGCCACGGGGCCGTGTGGCGGGCCTGGAGCCTGCACACCACGATGACGGTGTCCACGACGGTCGTGCTGCTCGTCGTCGGCACCGTGTTCGTCACTGCGAACGAGTGGGGCAACCCCGGCACCCTGGGCTCGCTGGACACCCCGGGTCGCATACTCGCCGGCTTCTTTCACTCCGTCATGCCCCGCACCGCCGGATTCAACGCCATCGACTACGCCCAGGCACGCGACGGCACCCTGCTCGGCACCAGTGCGCTGATGTTCATCGGCGGCGGCTCGGCCGGGACCGCTGGTGGCATCAAGATCACGACCTTCGTGCTGTTGTTCTGGGTGATCTGGGCCGAAGCGCGTGGCGAGCGCGACGTCGAGGTGCACGGACGACGCATCGATGACCGGGCCATCCGTCAGGCACTCACCGTCGCGCTGCTCGGTGTGGGTGCCGTCATGACGGCGACTCTCGCTCTCGTCGAGATGACCGACCACGCCCTCGACCTCGTCCTCTTCGAGGCCGTGTCGGCGTTCGCCACCGTGGGACTCTCCGCCGGCATCACCGACGACCTTCCAGCTGCCGGGCAGCTCATCCTCATCGGTCTGATGTTCCTCGGTCGCCTCGGTCCGATCACTCTCGTCTCCGCCCTCGCGCTGCGAGAGCGCGGCAGGCTCTACCGACTCCCGGAAGGACGGCCCCTCATTGGGTAA
- a CDS encoding sensor histidine kinase: MLGTSSLSPSRRRRGYLLAACAIPGLTLALVPFRDSLALATTMPTFLLLTVVIALLGGRGPAIVAGLAGSVAINFFFVPPYHHWSIADPENVVSVVTFVLVAVLVSWAVDLAARRTQQAAESAARAETNAAAAHLRTAILAAVGHDLRTPLAVAKAGVSGLRSTAVDLTAEDRHALLVRADHALDRLAGLLEDLLDLSRLQTGALSLRRQAVSVDDVLSGALDDIGVEPRGVILDIDEHLPPVLADPVLLERVLANLITNAQRFSPAGMPPTVIAQADAGRVLIQVADRGPGIPVEDRERVFAPFQRLGDTDAGTGLGLGLALARGLTEAMGGTLVPKDSTADGLTMVLDLEAAGKESPA, encoded by the coding sequence GTGCTCGGAACCAGCAGCCTCAGCCCCTCCCGCCGACGGCGGGGCTACCTGCTGGCTGCGTGCGCGATCCCGGGCCTCACGCTCGCTCTGGTGCCGTTCCGTGACTCGTTGGCCCTGGCCACCACGATGCCCACGTTTCTCCTGCTCACTGTCGTCATCGCGCTGCTCGGTGGCCGTGGCCCGGCGATCGTGGCCGGACTGGCCGGGTCGGTGGCCATCAACTTCTTCTTCGTCCCGCCGTATCACCACTGGTCGATCGCCGACCCCGAGAACGTCGTCAGTGTGGTGACCTTCGTGCTCGTGGCCGTCCTGGTCAGCTGGGCCGTCGACCTTGCTGCGCGGCGCACCCAGCAGGCGGCCGAATCCGCGGCGCGCGCCGAGACGAACGCAGCAGCCGCACACCTGCGCACCGCGATCCTCGCCGCGGTCGGCCACGACCTCCGCACCCCCCTCGCCGTGGCGAAGGCCGGCGTCTCCGGGCTCCGCAGCACCGCCGTCGACCTCACGGCCGAGGATCGGCACGCACTGCTGGTCCGCGCAGACCACGCACTGGACCGGCTCGCCGGGCTCCTGGAGGACCTGCTCGATCTCAGTCGCCTCCAGACCGGCGCGCTGAGCCTGCGTCGCCAAGCCGTCTCCGTGGACGACGTCTTGTCCGGTGCGCTGGACGACATCGGCGTCGAGCCCCGCGGCGTGATCCTGGACATCGACGAGCATCTTCCGCCCGTCCTGGCCGACCCCGTGCTGCTGGAGCGGGTGCTCGCGAACCTCATCACCAACGCACAGAGATTCTCCCCCGCGGGCATGCCACCGACCGTCATCGCCCAGGCCGACGCCGGACGGGTCCTGATCCAGGTGGCCGACCGCGGCCCCGGCATTCCGGTCGAGGACCGCGAGCGAGTGTTCGCTCCCTTCCAGCGCCTCGGCGACACCGACGCAGGCACCGGTCTCGGGCTGGGACTCGCGCTCGCCCGAGGGCTCACCGAAGCGATGGGCGGCACCCTCGTGCCGAAGGACTCGACAGCAGACGGCCTCACGATGGTGCTCGACCTCGAGGCAGCGGGCAAGGAGTCCCCCGCATGA
- a CDS encoding response regulator → MTRVLIVDDEPGIRETLAITLRASGYDIDTASDGEDALARAGGTEPDIVVLDLGLPDLDGIQVIAQLRAISQAPILVLSGRTDSADKVDALDAGADDYVTKPFGMDELLARLRAMSRRTGPDEIDPFCFGAAEIDVVAKRVTVARDGMRHEEHLTPTEWRLLEAFLESPGRLLSQADLLSAVWGPGYETAQGNLRLYMAQLRRKLEVDPARPRHFVTEPGLGYRLQV, encoded by the coding sequence ATGACCCGAGTCCTGATCGTCGATGACGAGCCCGGCATCCGCGAGACCTTGGCCATCACGCTGCGCGCCAGCGGCTACGACATCGACACCGCGTCGGACGGCGAAGATGCACTTGCGCGGGCCGGCGGCACAGAGCCTGACATCGTCGTGCTCGACCTCGGTCTGCCCGACCTCGATGGAATTCAGGTCATCGCCCAGCTGCGTGCCATCAGCCAGGCGCCGATCCTCGTGCTGTCCGGGCGCACCGACAGCGCAGACAAGGTCGACGCCCTCGACGCCGGCGCCGACGACTACGTCACCAAGCCTTTCGGGATGGACGAGCTCCTGGCGCGCCTGCGCGCGATGTCGCGGCGAACCGGACCCGACGAGATCGACCCTTTCTGCTTCGGCGCCGCTGAGATCGACGTCGTCGCCAAACGCGTCACCGTCGCCCGAGACGGCATGAGGCACGAGGAGCACCTGACGCCGACCGAATGGCGTCTCCTGGAAGCCTTCCTGGAGTCCCCGGGTCGCCTGCTGAGCCAGGCCGACCTCCTCAGCGCTGTCTGGGGTCCCGGCTACGAGACCGCGCAGGGCAACTTGCGGCTCTACATGGCACAGCTTCGTCGCAAGCTCGAGGTGGATCCAGCGCGGCCCCGGCACTTCGTGACCGAGCCAGGACTCGGCTACCGACTCCAGGTGTGA
- a CDS encoding CPBP family intramembrane glutamic endopeptidase, whose translation MPPLRTQPLDPGFRPLYHQLHRVGRPGIWRSLLGILTIAAMMMLVVPAVAGLVMFAVLMASGQSVDQATATLDITREVTPMGLALVNVVIALAIPVVWLVTWLFHRLKPRWISSVAPRLRWGYLLACVGLSIVALLASFGVALLLPTTPGEAPLGEINQFTDRTRAFLLVIVLLTPLQAAGEEYVFRGYFTQAFGSLVAGEAVSKALAVLCPALLFALAHGAQDVPVFLDRFAFGVVAGILVLVTGGLEAGIAMHVLNNFFAFGLALAFGDMTETLNATVASNWWMILTTLTQSLVYLGLAVLVARAMGLVDRGPAVGSVLETSPARV comes from the coding sequence ATGCCCCCGCTTAGGACCCAACCGCTCGACCCAGGGTTCCGCCCGCTCTACCACCAGCTGCACCGCGTCGGGAGGCCCGGCATCTGGCGTTCCCTGCTGGGAATCCTCACGATCGCGGCGATGATGATGCTGGTGGTGCCTGCCGTCGCCGGGCTGGTGATGTTCGCGGTGCTCATGGCCTCGGGCCAGTCGGTGGACCAGGCCACCGCGACCCTCGACATCACCCGTGAGGTCACCCCGATGGGCCTGGCCCTGGTCAACGTGGTGATCGCGCTGGCGATCCCCGTCGTGTGGCTGGTGACATGGCTGTTCCACCGGTTGAAGCCGCGCTGGATCTCCTCGGTCGCCCCGCGGCTGCGCTGGGGCTACCTGCTGGCCTGCGTGGGCCTGTCAATCGTCGCGCTGCTCGCCAGCTTCGGCGTGGCTCTCCTCCTGCCGACCACGCCCGGGGAGGCGCCGCTGGGGGAGATCAACCAGTTCACCGACCGGACACGGGCCTTCCTGCTCGTCATCGTCCTGCTCACGCCCCTGCAGGCAGCGGGGGAGGAGTACGTCTTCCGCGGCTACTTCACCCAGGCCTTCGGGTCGCTGGTGGCCGGTGAAGCGGTCTCCAAGGCACTCGCGGTGCTGTGTCCGGCGCTGCTGTTCGCACTGGCCCACGGTGCCCAGGACGTGCCGGTCTTCCTCGACCGCTTCGCCTTCGGTGTGGTGGCCGGGATCCTCGTGCTCGTGACGGGTGGGCTGGAGGCCGGGATCGCGATGCACGTCCTCAACAACTTCTTCGCCTTCGGCCTGGCGCTGGCCTTCGGCGACATGACCGAGACGCTCAACGCGACCGTCGCGAGCAACTGGTGGATGATCCTGACGACGCTGACCCAGTCCCTGGTCTACCTCGGCCTGGCGGTGCTGGTCGCTCGGGCGATGGGCCTGGTCGATCGTGGACCTGCGGTGGGGAGCGTTTTGGAGACGTCGCCGGCTCGCGTGTAG